A window of the Paenibacillus woosongensis genome harbors these coding sequences:
- a CDS encoding carbohydrate ABC transporter permease encodes MSTPKTRRKKINTEKEENLAGYVFVAPMLIGLLILTIIPTVITFILSFTEWSFIAHLDKIKFVGLKNFGKLLDDPVFLTSFKNNLILLLAVPVQLLIGLVFAVIIDKYVYFKSVFKVVFFMPYISSIVAVAIVFQLLFQPSYGPVNQTLRAVGISDPPKWLADLHYALPSVMIIMVWVGIGFSLVVYLAALQSISKDLYESAEIDGAGFRTKFWKITFPLVSPTTFFLLITGLISSFKSFDIIKVLTGGGPSYSTSVITYYLYTTAFENLKTGYASSIALFLFGCVMLITVIQLYGQNKWVNY; translated from the coding sequence ATGTCCACCCCAAAAACGAGACGCAAAAAAATAAATACCGAAAAAGAAGAAAATCTCGCCGGCTATGTCTTCGTTGCCCCAATGCTGATCGGACTGCTGATTCTGACCATCATTCCGACCGTCATTACTTTTATTTTGAGTTTTACAGAATGGAGCTTTATTGCCCATCTCGATAAAATCAAGTTCGTTGGCTTGAAAAACTTCGGGAAACTGCTCGATGACCCGGTCTTCCTCACTTCCTTCAAGAACAATCTGATCCTGCTGCTGGCCGTGCCTGTACAGCTATTGATCGGATTAGTATTCGCCGTCATCATCGACAAATACGTTTATTTTAAAAGCGTGTTCAAGGTTGTTTTTTTCATGCCGTATATTTCAAGTATCGTGGCTGTGGCCATTGTATTCCAATTGTTGTTCCAGCCGTCCTACGGGCCCGTCAACCAGACCTTGCGGGCGGTCGGAATCTCCGATCCGCCGAAGTGGCTGGCCGATCTGCACTACGCGCTTCCTTCCGTCATGATCATTATGGTGTGGGTTGGTATCGGCTTTAGTCTCGTCGTTTACCTGGCTGCCTTGCAATCGATTTCCAAAGACCTGTATGAATCGGCGGAAATCGACGGGGCAGGCTTTAGAACGAAGTTCTGGAAGATTACGTTTCCGCTCGTCTCGCCGACGACATTCTTTTTGCTTATCACCGGTCTGATTTCAAGCTTCAAATCCTTTGATATCATTAAAGTTCTTACAGGCGGGGGGCCATCTTACTCGACCTCAGTCATCACCTATTACCTGTACACAACCGCCTTTGAAAATTTGAAAACCGGTTATGCTTCATCGATCGCCTTATTCTTGTTTGGATGCGTCATGTTGATTACGGTGATTCAACTGTACGGTCAAAACAAATGGGTGAATTATTAA
- a CDS encoding FAD-dependent oxidoreductase — MRVAVIGCTHAGTAAIVNTAKLYPEAEITVYERNDNISFLSCGIALYVGGVVKDPQGLFYSSPGQLAELGVKTKMLHEVTAVDTDRKQLTARNLQTGEEFTDHFDKLIVTTGSWPVVPRFPGIELDNIILSKSFNHANLIIEKGKEAQNIVVVGAGYIGIELVEAFQMNGKNVTLIDAEERILSKYLDAEYTDIIEDTLRERGIALALGEKVVRFEGEEGKVNVVITDHGRYAADVVILCIGFKPNTELLKGQVDMLDNGAIIVDEYMQTSKRDVFAAGDSCAVYYNPLKSHAYIPLATNAVRMGTLAARNLVSPTVKYLGTQGTSGIKIYENNIAATGLTESAAREAGLEADSVLVTDSYRPEFMPTHEKVTLKLVYEQGTNRILGAQIMSKVDLTQAINTISVCIQNEMKMEELAFVDFFFQPHFNKPWNFLNSAGLQVLPEGKTAEIVHV, encoded by the coding sequence ATGAGAGTAGCAGTTATTGGATGTACGCATGCGGGGACGGCAGCCATTGTAAATACAGCTAAATTATATCCAGAAGCGGAGATTACCGTATATGAGCGCAATGACAACATTTCATTCCTGTCGTGCGGTATAGCTTTATATGTCGGCGGCGTGGTGAAGGATCCCCAGGGGTTGTTCTATTCATCGCCCGGGCAGCTTGCGGAGCTTGGCGTAAAGACGAAAATGCTTCACGAAGTGACCGCCGTGGACACGGACCGGAAGCAGTTAACGGCACGGAATTTGCAGACCGGGGAGGAATTTACGGATCATTTCGACAAGCTGATCGTAACGACGGGATCGTGGCCTGTCGTGCCCCGATTCCCAGGAATCGAGCTGGACAACATTATTCTGTCCAAAAGCTTCAATCATGCCAATTTGATCATTGAAAAAGGGAAGGAAGCGCAAAATATTGTCGTCGTCGGCGCAGGATACATTGGCATTGAGCTGGTCGAAGCCTTTCAAATGAACGGCAAGAACGTGACGCTGATTGACGCAGAAGAGCGGATCTTGAGCAAATATCTTGATGCGGAATACACGGACATCATCGAGGATACCCTGCGCGAACGCGGAATTGCCCTGGCGCTTGGGGAGAAGGTCGTGCGGTTTGAAGGCGAAGAGGGCAAGGTGAATGTCGTTATTACCGATCATGGCCGGTATGCCGCAGATGTCGTCATTCTCTGCATCGGCTTCAAGCCGAATACGGAGCTGCTGAAGGGCCAGGTCGATATGCTGGATAACGGGGCGATCATCGTCGACGAGTACATGCAGACGAGCAAACGGGATGTGTTCGCGGCAGGCGACAGCTGCGCCGTATATTATAATCCGCTTAAGAGCCATGCATATATTCCACTTGCCACCAATGCCGTTCGCATGGGGACATTAGCCGCACGCAACCTGGTATCGCCTACGGTGAAATATTTAGGTACTCAAGGGACATCGGGCATCAAGATTTACGAGAATAACATTGCGGCAACCGGTCTGACGGAGTCGGCAGCCAGGGAAGCCGGGCTTGAAGCAGACTCGGTACTGGTGACTGACAGCTACCGTCCGGAATTCATGCCGACCCATGAGAAGGTTACACTGAAGCTCGTATACGAGCAAGGAACAAACCGCATTCTCGGCGCGCAAATCATGTCGAAGGTGGATTTGACGCAAGCGATCAATACGATTTCTGTCTGCATCCAAAACGAGATGAAGATGGAGGAGCTCGCCTTCGTGGATTTCTTCTTCCAGCCGCATTTTAACAAGCCATGGAATTTCTTGAACAGTGCCGGATTGCAGGTACTCCCTGAAGGAAAGACAGCGGAAATCGTCCACGTGTAA
- a CDS encoding carbohydrate ABC transporter permease, translated as MKKSLDLGKIALTLLMTVLGIAFLLPFLWMISASFKPEIDVFKYPIEWIPRHWQVYKNYSKVWFEETPFYLYYWNTIKVSVLTTLLSLTVSSMAAYAFGLIYFKGKNFLFVLVLMTFMIPNYSIMVPQFMIFKWLHLFDSHLGLILLGSFSALGTFMLRQFFMGLQKDCLDAARIDGAGQPTLFLRVAVPLVRPALVTYAILRFIWTWNDYANPLIFLRSRNLETIQLAIQKFASESGVFYSLTMAGAVSAIIPLIIIFILAQKQVIEGIALGGVKG; from the coding sequence ATGAAAAAATCGCTTGATTTAGGGAAAATCGCCCTCACGCTATTAATGACCGTTCTGGGTATCGCTTTTTTGCTGCCTTTCCTATGGATGATCTCGGCTTCATTTAAACCGGAAATCGATGTATTTAAATACCCGATTGAGTGGATTCCCCGGCATTGGCAAGTTTACAAAAATTACAGCAAAGTCTGGTTTGAGGAAACTCCCTTTTATCTATATTATTGGAATACAATTAAGGTAAGCGTGTTGACCACTTTGTTGTCCCTTACCGTATCCTCCATGGCTGCCTATGCTTTTGGGCTGATTTATTTCAAGGGGAAAAATTTCTTGTTCGTCCTGGTACTCATGACGTTCATGATTCCTAACTATTCGATTATGGTCCCGCAATTCATGATCTTTAAATGGCTGCATCTGTTCGATAGCCATCTGGGCTTAATCCTGCTCGGTTCATTCAGTGCGCTCGGCACATTTATGCTGCGGCAATTTTTCATGGGGCTGCAGAAGGATTGTCTTGATGCCGCCAGAATAGACGGCGCCGGACAACCGACCTTGTTTCTGCGGGTGGCCGTGCCGCTGGTTCGTCCAGCACTGGTCACTTACGCCATTCTGCGATTTATATGGACCTGGAACGATTATGCCAATCCGCTGATCTTTCTCCGGAGCCGTAACCTGGAGACGATTCAGCTGGCCATTCAGAAGTTTGCTTCGGAAAGCGGAGTGTTCTATTCCTTGACCATGGCTGGCGCAGTTTCGGCGATTATTCCGCTGATCATCATCTTCATTCTTGCTCAGAAGCAGGTCATTGAAGGCATCGCACTTGGTGGCGTAAAAGGGTAA
- a CDS encoding sensor histidine kinase: MNRIKISWRHKLIYTSLLCLMLPSIISLALTGIHTKDEFKRKAILNAEQSLEVSDLYIANIVSDMISVTNSIQYSSEIITQLRSAWMQYNEEGYNSIDLSTFRKITENLGDFTYIRDKTYLTILMPNGLYFTNYPTHNIDFSTIYHADWLQKMADDPINTTRFIAPQPNYVVSEAGKHPNVITVARTFQLYAHSPNSYIIISKPEEQFHQILSKYASDQTILLKDSAGKIISHTDLEQLGRPAPEAHSAGGQAVVNWNGTEYLSVDHPLAYAGWSLQSLIDSRKVTGNIGSFINYLFLLQMLFVIIFSIVMYYLLRQFTYPIIRLARTSGRVQGGDLNVRSKVEGTDEIGQLGVSFDRMLDRIEEMVRQIEWEQNRKRIAELELLQAQINPHFLFNILNSIRLQVMMKGEGEIAKIIESLSTLLRMTINRNNEFIPLHEEVATVEHYMKLMNYRHMDKVELKISLASNTLLETIPRFTLQPLIENAYIHGLEQKSGEISISSWKTETKLFICVQDNGKGMTEEQLEDVMNLFHSKGKIEGETRDNQHISGIGLRNVHERIKMIYGTACSMELQSPSGEGVKITLTLPFTENKEKHVHV, encoded by the coding sequence ATGAACAGGATCAAGATAAGCTGGAGACACAAACTTATTTATACCTCGCTCTTATGTCTAATGCTTCCGTCCATCATCTCACTGGCGCTCACCGGTATCCATACCAAGGATGAGTTCAAGCGAAAAGCGATCCTTAATGCCGAGCAATCCTTGGAAGTCTCTGATTTATATATAGCCAATATAGTCAGTGACATGATTTCCGTCACGAATTCGATCCAATACAGCAGCGAAATCATCACCCAATTGCGTTCCGCGTGGATGCAATACAATGAAGAAGGCTATAATTCAATCGACCTTTCCACCTTTAGAAAAATAACCGAAAACCTCGGCGATTTTACCTATATCCGGGATAAAACCTACTTGACCATCCTTATGCCGAACGGGCTCTATTTTACGAATTATCCTACGCATAATATAGATTTTTCTACAATATATCATGCGGATTGGCTGCAGAAGATGGCGGACGATCCGATAAATACAACGAGATTTATTGCGCCGCAGCCTAACTATGTCGTGTCGGAAGCCGGCAAACATCCTAATGTCATCACCGTGGCCCGTACCTTTCAGCTATATGCCCACAGTCCGAACTCATACATTATTATTAGCAAGCCTGAAGAGCAATTCCATCAAATCTTAAGTAAATATGCCTCGGATCAAACCATTTTGCTGAAAGATTCGGCAGGAAAAATCATTTCGCATACGGACCTGGAACAGCTCGGACGACCTGCTCCCGAAGCCCATTCGGCCGGCGGCCAGGCTGTGGTGAATTGGAACGGCACGGAATATTTGTCCGTGGACCATCCGCTTGCTTATGCGGGCTGGAGCCTGCAAAGCTTGATCGACTCCCGGAAAGTCACGGGGAATATTGGCAGTTTTATTAATTATTTGTTTTTGCTGCAAATGTTGTTCGTCATCATATTCTCTATCGTCATGTACTACTTGCTCCGTCAATTTACGTATCCGATCATCCGATTGGCCAGAACCTCGGGCAGAGTACAGGGAGGCGACCTCAATGTACGTTCCAAAGTCGAAGGAACGGACGAAATCGGCCAATTGGGGGTATCGTTTGACCGAATGCTGGATCGGATTGAGGAAATGGTCCGCCAAATCGAATGGGAGCAAAACCGGAAGCGGATCGCTGAGCTGGAATTGCTGCAGGCCCAGATTAATCCCCATTTCCTGTTTAACATTTTGAACTCCATTCGTCTTCAGGTCATGATGAAGGGTGAAGGCGAAATCGCTAAAATCATTGAGTCTTTATCCACTTTGCTCCGAATGACGATTAACCGGAATAATGAATTCATACCCTTGCATGAGGAAGTCGCAACGGTGGAGCATTATATGAAATTAATGAATTACAGGCATATGGATAAGGTGGAACTCAAGATCAGTCTCGCTTCCAACACCTTGTTGGAAACTATTCCGAGGTTTACTTTGCAGCCACTCATTGAAAACGCATACATTCATGGACTCGAGCAAAAGAGTGGCGAAATTTCAATTTCCTCCTGGAAGACCGAAACTAAGCTGTTTATTTGCGTGCAGGATAACGGGAAAGGAATGACAGAGGAGCAGCTGGAAGATGTGATGAATCTGTTTCATTCCAAAGGGAAGATCGAGGGGGAAACGCGGGATAATCAGCATATTTCAGGCATCGGCCTGCGCAATGTCCATGAACGGATCAAGATGATTTACGGAACAGCTTGTTCCATGGAACTGCAGAGCCCTTCCGGCGAGGGTGTAAAAATCACTTTGACATTACCATTTACAGAAAATAAGGAGAAACACGTCCATGTATAA
- a CDS encoding ABC transporter substrate-binding protein produces MRKKWALFVALSALLTSLLSGCGSEPKQNAASPANDSGAGNTAAEHVTIKFINWESPEVYQPAIDAFQQKYPHITVEYVPLVENDSNETLKKLDIMYASGEEFDVFSINSTPNFSQRANNDMLEPLDDYIAKEGLVYEDEYKAEQMKVDGKRYSLPGKFGPWLILLNKDQLTEAGLSVPESWTWDEFRDYAKRLTSGEGASKHYGAHFHTWKDYLLLNKYSAPDNQGILNDEGTAVDADNPLMKKSLELRYDMEKVDKSATPYQDVITQKIPYRDQFFQGKASMLPTGPWMIAEAGGTETIPATFVTAFAPWPTNNKGDEVYSYGGADSLVISSHSKHKQESYEFIRFLSTEGMSLTKQLSAWRQADVGKELDAIIASTPSPDKIDKESLMNTLSVTKLPNPPVVVPYAGDLENAYISEVDQYLLGKADIDTTIGKIKSSLQKIIDANK; encoded by the coding sequence TTGAGAAAAAAGTGGGCATTATTCGTTGCTTTATCCGCTTTGCTGACTAGCCTGCTGTCCGGCTGCGGCAGCGAGCCGAAACAGAATGCTGCTTCGCCTGCAAATGATTCGGGGGCTGGAAATACTGCCGCGGAACATGTAACGATCAAATTCATCAACTGGGAGAGCCCTGAGGTCTATCAGCCAGCGATCGATGCCTTCCAACAGAAATATCCCCATATTACTGTTGAGTACGTTCCATTGGTTGAGAATGACTCCAACGAGACATTAAAGAAATTGGATATCATGTACGCTTCAGGTGAAGAATTTGACGTATTCTCGATTAACTCCACACCTAATTTCAGCCAACGGGCCAACAACGATATGCTGGAGCCGCTTGATGATTACATCGCCAAGGAAGGCTTGGTTTATGAGGACGAGTATAAAGCCGAACAAATGAAAGTAGATGGCAAACGTTACTCCTTACCGGGAAAATTCGGACCTTGGCTAATCCTGTTGAATAAAGACCAGTTAACCGAGGCAGGTCTGTCTGTTCCTGAGAGCTGGACCTGGGATGAATTCCGTGACTATGCCAAACGGTTAACTAGCGGCGAAGGCGCAAGCAAGCATTACGGAGCTCACTTCCATACCTGGAAGGACTATCTGTTGCTGAACAAATACAGCGCTCCCGACAATCAAGGCATTCTGAATGATGAGGGAACGGCGGTAGACGCGGATAATCCGTTAATGAAAAAGTCTCTCGAGCTCCGATACGATATGGAGAAAGTAGATAAGTCCGCAACGCCTTACCAGGACGTAATAACGCAAAAAATACCTTATCGCGATCAGTTTTTCCAAGGCAAGGCCAGCATGCTGCCGACAGGCCCGTGGATGATTGCGGAAGCCGGAGGAACGGAAACGATTCCCGCCACGTTCGTAACTGCCTTTGCACCTTGGCCTACAAACAACAAGGGTGACGAAGTTTACTCTTACGGCGGAGCTGATTCGCTGGTTATTTCATCGCATTCCAAGCATAAACAGGAGTCCTATGAATTTATCCGGTTCCTTTCGACGGAAGGCATGTCACTGACCAAACAATTGTCGGCCTGGAGGCAGGCGGATGTAGGCAAAGAGCTTGACGCCATTATTGCCTCGACGCCATCTCCGGACAAGATCGATAAAGAATCGCTGATGAACACTCTGTCCGTAACGAAGCTCCCGAATCCTCCGGTTGTCGTGCCTTATGCCGGCGATCTGGAGAACGCTTACATCTCTGAGGTGGATCAATATTTGCTGGGCAAGGCGGATATCGATACCACGATTGGAAAGATTAAGTCCAGCCTGCAGAAGATAATCGATGCAAACAAATGA
- a CDS encoding glycoside hydrolase family 2 protein: MNPAVNFVDALHNESFEDRYLSKRITHQSMIYDHGREKESLNGNWHFGIDQYDTCLRADWYKESYEDSEGRTNPMDFSFDEWETMTVPSCWNTQGEKYFYYEGSVVYTRTFQYGNRGEERVFIKFGAVNYDAKIFLNREYLGCHKGGSTPFYVEVTGILKKYNRIIAVANNTRKPSQVPTDNTDWFNYGGIYRDVEIIRLPETFIKNFSITLVPGSGFSKIKVELEVEGSNRNGLGELTIEELGITFPLEVSDGRASAVIDAKPELWSPEHPKLYKVKAVFENDVISENIGFREIRVEGTDILLNGSKIFLKGISAHEESVLNGKAVTEAEIIENFTLAKEMNCNYMRLAHYPHTEKAAKIADEMGIMLWEEIPVYWAIQFHNEATYQDAENQLIELIKRDRNRASVIIWSVGNENADTDARLKFMSSLAMTAKKWDPTRLVSAACLLDHVNHVIDDRLAEYLDIIGANQYYGWYQTDFTNLIKLFENSKPAKPVLITEFGADAKAGHRGTADDKGTEDCQLDIYKKQVEVLGQIPYIKGTSPWILYDFRCPRRLHPITQDYYNTKGLLNADKSYKKPAFYVMQDFYKNINP; encoded by the coding sequence ATGAACCCGGCTGTGAATTTTGTCGATGCGCTTCACAATGAATCGTTTGAGGATCGTTATTTATCCAAGAGAATCACTCATCAGAGCATGATTTACGACCATGGCAGAGAGAAGGAATCTTTAAACGGGAACTGGCATTTCGGAATTGACCAATACGATACCTGTCTCAGGGCCGATTGGTATAAAGAAAGCTACGAGGATTCCGAGGGCAGAACCAATCCCATGGATTTCAGCTTCGACGAGTGGGAGACCATGACGGTTCCATCCTGCTGGAATACCCAGGGGGAGAAGTATTTTTACTATGAAGGAAGCGTGGTGTACACCCGGACATTCCAGTACGGCAACAGAGGGGAGGAGCGGGTGTTCATCAAATTCGGTGCAGTCAATTACGATGCGAAAATCTTTTTGAATCGGGAATATCTCGGTTGCCATAAGGGAGGCTCCACCCCCTTCTATGTCGAAGTGACGGGCATTCTAAAGAAATATAACCGGATCATAGCCGTCGCAAACAATACGCGCAAACCGAGCCAGGTTCCTACGGATAATACGGACTGGTTCAACTACGGGGGCATTTACCGGGATGTAGAAATCATACGGCTGCCGGAAACGTTCATTAAGAATTTCTCCATCACCTTGGTTCCCGGAAGCGGGTTCTCGAAGATCAAGGTCGAGCTAGAGGTGGAGGGTTCGAACCGGAATGGCCTCGGGGAACTAACCATTGAAGAGCTGGGGATTACTTTTCCGCTTGAAGTATCGGACGGCAGAGCATCTGCTGTGATTGACGCCAAACCGGAATTATGGAGCCCTGAGCATCCGAAGCTGTATAAGGTCAAAGCGGTTTTCGAAAACGACGTGATTAGCGAGAACATCGGATTCCGTGAAATCCGCGTAGAGGGTACGGACATTTTGTTAAACGGCAGCAAAATCTTCCTGAAGGGCATCAGCGCTCATGAGGAAAGTGTGCTCAACGGCAAAGCCGTTACGGAAGCAGAGATTATTGAGAATTTTACATTAGCCAAAGAGATGAACTGCAACTACATGAGGCTGGCTCATTACCCCCATACCGAAAAGGCGGCAAAAATCGCCGATGAAATGGGCATCATGCTCTGGGAGGAGATTCCCGTCTACTGGGCTATCCAATTCCATAACGAAGCAACCTATCAGGACGCAGAAAACCAGCTGATCGAGCTCATTAAAAGAGACCGCAACCGAGCCAGCGTCATCATCTGGTCCGTGGGCAACGAAAATGCCGATACCGATGCGAGACTGAAATTTATGAGTTCCTTGGCCATGACGGCGAAAAAGTGGGATCCGACCCGGCTAGTGTCCGCTGCATGCCTCCTGGACCATGTCAATCATGTCATTGACGACCGCCTTGCCGAGTATCTGGACATTATTGGGGCCAATCAATATTACGGATGGTATCAGACCGATTTCACCAATCTGATCAAGCTGTTTGAGAACAGCAAGCCGGCAAAGCCCGTTCTCATTACCGAATTCGGCGCCGATGCCAAAGCCGGACATCGGGGTACCGCCGATGATAAAGGAACCGAGGATTGCCAGTTGGACATCTATAAAAAACAGGTAGAGGTGCTTGGCCAAATTCCTTATATCAAGGGAACCAGCCCCTGGATTCTTTACGACTTCCGCTGCCCGAGAAGGCTTCATCCGATTACTCAAGACTATTACAATACCAAAGGGCTATTGAATGCGGACAAAAGCTATAAAAAACCCGCGTTCTATGTGATGCAGGATTTTTACAAAAATATTAACCCATGA
- a CDS encoding SDR family oxidoreductase yields the protein MYTVFVAGAHGRTGRHIVKALRRENYEVRGLVRNESQRDHLQEWGAQPYVGDLRTVFSEGIDGADAVICAVGAGDKGDPEEIDHLGTVRLIEQSALLGVKRFILISSMGTLEPERMPKILKPYLLAKRRAEKVLEESTLCHTIIRPGGLTDDLPLGKVQSIHSRWVHTFRIYLSKRRGRGGGSCLKAS from the coding sequence ATGTATACCGTCTTTGTAGCGGGAGCGCACGGAAGAACAGGTCGTCACATCGTTAAAGCGCTTCGAAGAGAAAATTATGAAGTCAGGGGTCTGGTACGCAATGAATCTCAGCGGGATCACTTGCAGGAATGGGGGGCACAGCCGTATGTCGGTGATTTGAGAACCGTGTTCTCGGAAGGAATCGATGGGGCGGACGCCGTCATTTGCGCGGTTGGCGCGGGAGATAAGGGAGACCCGGAGGAAATTGACCATCTCGGAACCGTTCGATTGATCGAGCAATCCGCCTTGCTGGGCGTTAAGCGCTTCATTCTAATCAGCTCGATGGGAACGCTGGAGCCGGAACGCATGCCGAAAATTTTGAAGCCGTATTTATTAGCCAAACGCCGGGCCGAAAAAGTACTGGAGGAAAGCACGTTATGTCATACGATTATACGTCCGGGAGGTCTGACCGATGATTTGCCTCTAGGCAAAGTACAAAGTATCCATTCGCGATGGGTTCACACATTCCGGATTTATCTCTCGAAAAGACGTGGCCGAGGCGGCGGTTCTTGCCTTAAAGCTTCCTGA
- a CDS encoding formate/nitrite transporter family protein codes for MAYYKPPQIAEITVDTGVQKARNPLLTVMILGFLGGAFIALGFLLDIRVISNAPQEWGSIVNFIGAAVFPIGLILVLLAGGELLTGNMMAVPLARMARRITTLEMLKNIVLITIANFLGAVFVAYFFGHVVGLTASGPYLDKLIAMAGHKLDDSFLQAFVSGIGCNWLVALAVWLSYGADNISGKILGIWFPTMAFVAIGFQHVVANMFLIPAAIFEGYFSWGDYIRNFVPVWLGNLTGGALFVAGAYWTAYLKDRKTTAVQKSELASVPVSKHV; via the coding sequence ATGGCTTATTACAAACCGCCGCAAATTGCGGAAATAACCGTGGATACGGGAGTCCAGAAGGCGCGCAATCCGCTGCTGACTGTGATGATATTAGGATTTCTCGGCGGTGCTTTTATTGCGCTTGGATTTTTGCTCGATATACGGGTGATCAGTAATGCGCCGCAGGAATGGGGAAGCATCGTCAATTTTATCGGTGCCGCTGTGTTTCCGATCGGCCTGATTCTCGTCCTGCTTGCTGGCGGCGAGCTGTTGACGGGCAACATGATGGCCGTGCCGCTCGCGCGGATGGCCAGGCGCATCACGACGCTGGAAATGCTGAAGAATATCGTGCTGATTACGATTGCCAATTTCCTGGGCGCTGTCTTTGTAGCTTATTTCTTCGGGCATGTCGTCGGGCTGACGGCCAGTGGTCCTTATCTTGATAAATTGATCGCGATGGCCGGGCATAAGCTGGATGACAGCTTCCTGCAGGCTTTTGTATCCGGGATTGGCTGCAACTGGCTCGTTGCTCTTGCCGTGTGGCTCTCCTATGGCGCCGATAATATAAGCGGCAAAATCCTCGGCATCTGGTTCCCGACGATGGCTTTTGTTGCCATCGGCTTTCAGCACGTTGTTGCGAACATGTTCCTTATTCCCGCGGCGATATTTGAGGGTTATTTCTCTTGGGGGGATTATATTAGAAATTTCGTGCCCGTCTGGCTAGGCAATTTGACCGGAGGCGCCCTGTTTGTCGCAGGGGCTTATTGGACGGCTTATTTGAAGGACAGAAAGACTACAGCTGTGCAGAAGTCTGAGCTTGCATCCGTTCCCGTAAGCAAGCACGTATAA